The following proteins are co-located in the Heteronotia binoei isolate CCM8104 ecotype False Entrance Well chromosome 8, APGP_CSIRO_Hbin_v1, whole genome shotgun sequence genome:
- the IKBIP gene encoding inhibitor of nuclear factor kappa-B kinase-interacting protein isoform X2 yields the protein MSEIKQRRKTISVKPNEDQQKLDKQSDLESTHSPRSFWADALTAASCLSLTACVSLTWFLFQQSAQLAAVEEKYHLLTQEAMMFQDMENKIELMSTKLESSLEVLQEASASVSVMTKLEQEVASLRNILPDILNSKQTLSEKFNRVNEKFQNVTVSWKRSLDEMNTNTSSLRSEAKFLHNEVTSQINAVDSKIKSLSERLTDLEDSTIRNVKMLNRQEEADLSKIEQRLQADAESANEVAEKWNNLLARNSDLRQKLADYEPKVEECKAHLPVIESAVYSVVKLSSDLIGIGKMMEDMSVKVFNAEDEMVKAKLEIMNIQKALEGIQYKNS from the exons ATGTCTGAAATCAAGCAAAGGAGAAAAACCATTTCAGTCAAACCAAATGAAGATCAACAAAAACTGGACAAACAGTCGGATTTGGAGAGTACCCATAGTCCAAGATCTTTTTGGGCGGATGCACTAACAGCTGCAAGCTGTCTGTCTCTTACAGCCTGTGTCAGCTTAACATG GTTTCTTTTTCAGCAGTCAGCTCAGCTTGCTGCTGTAGAGGAAAAGTACCATTTATTGACACAAGAAGCTATGATGTTTCAGGATATGGAAAATAAAATTGAACTAATGTCCACAAAG CTTGAGTCGTCTTTGGAAGTCCTGCAGGAGGCCTCTGCGTCTGTCTCCGTGATGACCAAGCTTGAACAGGAAGTGGCCAGCCTTCGTAACATCCTCCCTGACATTCTAAACAGCAAACAGACACTTTCTGAAAAGTTTAATAGAGTGAATGAGAAATTCCAGAATGTCACAGTCTCCTGGAAAAGAAGTCTTGATGAAATGAATACAAATACTAGTAGTCTGAGATCAGAAGCCAAGTTTTTACACAATGAAGTAACCTCCCAAATCAATGCAGTAGATTCAAAAATAAAATCCCTTTCTGAGAGATTAACAGATCTGGAAGACAGTACAATAAGAAACGTTAAAATGTTAAACAGGCAGGAAGAAGCGGATTTATCTAAAATTGAACAGCGGCTGCAAGCTGATGCAGAGTCAGCTAATGAAGTGGCAGAAAAGTGGAATAATCTTTTAGCCAGAAATAGTGATTTGAGACAGAAGCTTGCAGATTATGAGCCCAAAGTGGAAGAATGCAAGGCCCATTTACCAGTAATAGAAAGTGCTGTTTACTCAGTGGTTAAATTATCAAGTGATCTGATTGGTATAGGGAAAATGATGGAAGACATGTCTGTGAAGGTGTTTAATGCAGAAGATGAAATGGTGAAAGCCAAACTTGAAATAATGAACATACAAAAAGCTCTTGAAGGCATACAGTATAAGAACAGCTGA